A window of Chryseobacterium shandongense genomic DNA:
CTTCCTATCCTCAAGGCTTGTATTTAATGCGCTGCAGATATGGAAAACATTGGGACACATTTAAGATCATAAAAAATTAAAATTAGATTCGGACAGGCATTCTCAAAAGGGATGTCTGTTTTTTTTAATTAATTTTCAAAAATTATTGAAAGTTCAAAAAATATGATTATATTTGTAATAGAAATAAAATTAAAGATGAAACTTTCAGAAGCAAAAGAAAAATATATCCAGACTTGGGGAACATTTGCGACCAATTGGGGAATCAACCGTACCATGGCGCAGGTTCATGCTTTGCTTTTGGCAACCGGAAAGCCGCTTTCTACCGATGAAGTAATGGAGCAGCTTGAAATTTCAAGGGGAAATGCCAACATGAATCTCCGTGCGTTGATGGACTGGGGAATTGTTAGAAAGGAATTTATAAAAGGTGATCGTAAAGAATATTTTGTTGCCGAAAAAGACGTTTGGTTTTTATTTAAGCAGATTACAAAAGAACGCAGAAAAAGGGAGATTGAACCGGTTATTTCTTTTTTGGAAGAACTAAAAAGTATTGAAGATAAAGATTCCGAAGGAGCAAAAGAGTTCATCAAGTTAATGGACGATTTCAGCTCGGTAACAGGAAAAATTAACAATATCATGGATCTCGCCATAAAAAGCGACGATCATTGGCTGGTTGGGAAAATTACCAATTTGTTAAAGTAAGATATGAAAAAGTACCTGATAATTTTTTTTGTAATTCCTCTTTTAATAAGTTGCAAAAAAGATATTATTGCCACCTTTGAAATTCACATTGAAAATCTTGACAGATATGATGAATCTGAACATGAATTATATAAATTAGAAATTTACAGAAACAATAGAATTTACAAAGTTTTAAAGTCAGAATTTCCTTATAATTTAGATAGAACTATAAGAATTGATAGTATAAAGGACGGAAAATACCTTTTTGTTTATGAAAACATTTTTGGGAAGCAGGTTAAGAATGAAATTTTAGTAGATGCTTCTAAGAATTATAAAATTCGTATAAATCCTGATAGGTTAGATGACAAATTTAAGAGTTCAGCTTTTGAAAATATGAGAAATGATGAAGTTAAATTAATCTACAAATCTTCTGGCTGTTTTCATCTCCAAAAAGATTCTATTACCATTTTAAATAGAGGAGATTACTATTTTATTAAATATGATAATGGAAAATTAAAGAAAATTGATAAGAAAATTATTGAAAATTTTGTTGATTTGGAAAACAGAATTCGAAATATTCCAAAAGAAAGAGGTTGTACAACGGTTGATAGTTTTATTTTTAAATTCAAAAGTAAATCAGATACTTTTTATGATGGAACTTGCAGAATTAATTTAGTTTCCACGCTCACTAATTATAGAAAAAAAATTAAATTATAAAAAGGAAATTTTTCCTTTTTTATTTCAGATAAACTTTCAAAATTTATTGAAAATATAAAAACTACAAGATGTTTAATATTATATCATACCTGATTTTTCTCGCAGCCGCCTCATACATCACCATTGATGTCGGAAGAAGATGTTATCACGCAGGGAAATTTTATCTGGAATACCTTATTCATGACAAAAATCTCTGCCTTACAATCAACCGGATACTTTTGGGCTGCTATTACCTCATCAACCTTGGATACATCGCCATAAGCCTGACAAGCTGGGACAGAATCATCTCCTTCGAGCAGGTTGTTTCGGTAACTGCCATACGCATCGGGAATATTATGTTGATTCTTTGTGTTTTACATTATATCAACATTATTACCCTTTATCTTTTTAGAAAAAATTTAACCATAAAATAAAACTATTATGACAGCAACAATCCTCACCACAGCAACGTACAATTTTTCAGCCTACATGATCTATCTGCCTATTGTAATTGCACTTACCGTTTTTGTTTCACAATTTCTGTTCAAAAATTCAAAGACTTTTATGATTGACATTTTCCACCAGAAAGAAGACATTGCCATGGCAACCAATTCCCTGTTCAAAATCGGGTTTTATCTTCTGAATGTCGGTTTTGCCTTATGCATTATAGAGTTTTACAAAATAGAAACTCTGGAAAGCCTGGTGGTAAACATGAGCGAAAAAATTGGGAAATTCTCAATTTATCTGGGAATCATGATGCTTCTGAACCTTCTTCTTTTCCTGAAAGGTCGTAAACACGCAATGAACAAAGATAAAATCACTAAAAATGAAAACAATCATATTTAAAATCTGGATGTATTTTACATTCAAAGTACAAAACAAAAGAACACGAGGAGACTTTTTAAACCTGTAAAATTAATCACCATGAAAACTTTGCTCAACTACGATCTCAGAATCCAGCAGACAGTAATC
This region includes:
- a CDS encoding GbsR/MarR family transcriptional regulator; translated protein: MKLSEAKEKYIQTWGTFATNWGINRTMAQVHALLLATGKPLSTDEVMEQLEISRGNANMNLRALMDWGIVRKEFIKGDRKEYFVAEKDVWFLFKQITKERRKREIEPVISFLEELKSIEDKDSEGAKEFIKLMDDFSSVTGKINNIMDLAIKSDDHWLVGKITNLLK